Proteins co-encoded in one Microcebus murinus isolate Inina chromosome 5, M.murinus_Inina_mat1.0, whole genome shotgun sequence genomic window:
- the GTPBP2 gene encoding GTP-binding protein 2 isoform X1 has translation MKWRLQEGRGEAVYQIGVEDNGLLVGLAEEEMRASLKTLHRMAEKVGADITVLREREVDYDSDTPRKITEVLVRKVPDNQQFLDLRVAVLGNVDSGKSTLLGVLTQGELDNGRGRARLNLFRHLHEIQSGRTSSISFEILGFNSKGEVVNYSDSRTAEEICESSSKMITFIDLAGHHKYLHTTIFGLTSYCPDCALLLVSANTGIAGTTREHLGLALALKVPFFIVVSKVDLCAKTTVERTVRQLERVLKQPGCHKVPMLVTSEDDAVTAAQQFAQSPNVTPIFTLSSVSGESLDLLKVFLNILPPLTNSKEQEELMQQLTEFQVDEIYTVPEVGTVVGGTLSSGICREGDQLVVGPTDDGCFLELRVCSIQRNRSACRVLRAGQAATLALGDFDRALLRKGMVMVSPEMNPTICSVFEAEIVLLFHATTFRRGFQVTVHVGNVRQTAVVEKIHAKDKLRTGEKAVVRFRFLKHPEYLKVGAKLLFREGVTKGIGHVTDVQAITAGEAQANMGF, from the exons ATGAAGTGGCGGCTCCAGGAGGGACGCGGTGAGGCTGTCTACCAGATTGGGGTAGAGGACAATGGGCTGCTGGTGGGGCTGGCTGAGGAGGAGATGCGGGCCTCCCTCAAGACCCTGCACCGAATGGCAGAGAA GGTTGGAGCAGATATCACCGTTCTCCGAGAGCGAGAAGTGGATTATGATAGTGACACGCCCCGGAAGATCACTGAGGTGCTAGTACGAAAGGTCCCTGACAACCAACAG TTCCTAGACCTCCGTGTGGCCGTCCTGGGGAATGTGGACTCAGGGAAGTCAACTCTGCTTGGAGTCCTGACCCAGGGAGAGCTGGACAATGGGCGGGGCCGGGCTCGGCTCAACCTTTTCCGCCACCTGCATGAGATTCAGTCTGGCCGAACATCCAGCATCAGCTTCGAGATCCTGGGCTTTAACAGCAAGGGAGAG GTGGTGAATTACAGCGACTCACGGACAGCAGAAGAGATCTGTGAGAGCAGCTCCAAGATGATCACCTTCATCGACCTGGCAGGCCACCACAAGTACCTACACACTACCATCTTTGGCCTCACCTCATACTGCCCTGACTGTGCCCTGCTCCTCGTCAGTGCCAACACTGGGATTG CTGGCACCACAAGGGAACATCTGGGGCTGGCCTTGGCCCTGAAAGTGCCCTTTTTCATCGTGGTCAGCAAGGTGGACCTGTGTGCCAAGACAACAGTAGAGAGGACAGTACGCCAGCTGGAGCGGGTCCTCAAGCAGCCTGGCTGCCACAAGGTCCCCATGCTGGTCACCTCTGAGGATGATGCTGTCACTGCTGCCCAGCAGTTTGCCCAGTCACCCAA TGTCACCCCCATCTTCACACTGTCCAGTGTGTCTGGAGAGAGTCTGGACCTTCTCAAAGTCTTTCTGAATATCCTGCCACCACTCACCAACAGCAAAGAGCAGGAAGAACTCATGCAGCAGCTGACGGAGTTCCAG GTGGATGAAATCTATACAGTACCAGAGGTGGGGACTGTTGTTGGAGGGACACTTTCCAG TGGGATTTGCCGTGAGGGGGACCAGCTGGTGGTGGGCCCCACGGACGATGGCTGCTTCCTGGAGCTGAGAGTGTGCAGCATCCAGCGCAACCGCTCTGCCTGTCGTGTGCTGCGAGCTGGTCAGGCTGCTACATTGGCCCTTGGGGACTTTGACCGTGCTCTGCTTCGCAAG GGCATGGTGATGGTGAGCCCCGAGATGAATCCTACCATCTGCTCAGTGTTCGAGGCAGAAATAGTCCTACTATTCCATGCCACCACCTTCCGACGAGGATTCCAGGTGACTGTACACGTGGGCAACGTACGTCAGACAGCAGTGGTGGAGAAGATCCATGCCAAG GACAAGCTGCGGACAGGGGAGAAGGCAGTGGTACGTTTCCGCTTCTTGAAACACCCAGAGTACCTGAAGGTGGGCGCCAAACTGCTGTTCCGGGAGGGTGTCACCAAGGGCATCGGCCATGTCACTGATGTGCAAGCCATTACAGCAGGAGAGGCCCAAGCTAACATGGGTTTCTGA
- the GTPBP2 gene encoding GTP-binding protein 2 isoform X2: MDSRVSELFGGCCRPGGGPAVGGTLKARGAGGSSGCGGPKGKKKNGRNRGGKANNPPYLPPEAEDGNIEYKLKLVNPSQYRFEHLVTQMKWRLQEGRGEAVYQIGVEDNGLLVGLAEEEMRASLKTLHRMAEKVGADITVLREREVDYDSDTPRKITEVLVRKVPDNQQFLDLRVAVLGNVDSGKSTLLGVLTQGELDNGRGRARLNLFRHLHEIQSGRTSSISFEILGFNSKGEVVNYSDSRTAEEICESSSKMITFIDLAGHHKYLHTTIFGLTSYCPDCALLLVSANTGIAGTTREHLGLALALKVPFFIVVSKVDLCAKTTVERTVRQLERVLKQPGCHKVPMLVTSEDDAVTAAQQFAQSPNVTPIFTLSSVSGESLDLLKVFLNILPPLTNSKEQEELMQQLTEFQVDEIYTVPEVGTVVGGTLSSGICREGDQLVVGPTDDGCFLELRVCSIQRNRSACRVLRAGQAATLALGDFDRALLRKGMVMVSPEMNPTICSVFEAEIVLLFHATTFRRGFQVTVHVGNVRQTAVVEKIHAKDKLRTGEKAVVRFRFLKHPEYLKVGAKLLFREGVTKGIGHVTDVQAITAGEAQANMGF, from the exons ATGGACTCGCGGGTATCGGAGCTGTTCGGCGGCTGCTGCCGGCCCGGAGGGGGCCCGGCCGTAGGCGGTACCCTTAAGGCTAGGGGGGCCGGCGGCAGCAGTGGCTGCGGGGGcccgaaggggaagaagaagaacGGAAGGAACAGAGGGGGCAAAGCCAACAATCCCCCGTACCTGCCCCCCGAG GCTGAAGATGGAAACATCGAATATAAA CTGAAGCTGGTGAATCCATCCCAGTACCGCTTTGAGCACTTGGTGACACAAATGAAGTGGCGGCTCCAGGAGGGACGCGGTGAGGCTGTCTACCAGATTGGGGTAGAGGACAATGGGCTGCTGGTGGGGCTGGCTGAGGAGGAGATGCGGGCCTCCCTCAAGACCCTGCACCGAATGGCAGAGAA GGTTGGAGCAGATATCACCGTTCTCCGAGAGCGAGAAGTGGATTATGATAGTGACACGCCCCGGAAGATCACTGAGGTGCTAGTACGAAAGGTCCCTGACAACCAACAG TTCCTAGACCTCCGTGTGGCCGTCCTGGGGAATGTGGACTCAGGGAAGTCAACTCTGCTTGGAGTCCTGACCCAGGGAGAGCTGGACAATGGGCGGGGCCGGGCTCGGCTCAACCTTTTCCGCCACCTGCATGAGATTCAGTCTGGCCGAACATCCAGCATCAGCTTCGAGATCCTGGGCTTTAACAGCAAGGGAGAG GTGGTGAATTACAGCGACTCACGGACAGCAGAAGAGATCTGTGAGAGCAGCTCCAAGATGATCACCTTCATCGACCTGGCAGGCCACCACAAGTACCTACACACTACCATCTTTGGCCTCACCTCATACTGCCCTGACTGTGCCCTGCTCCTCGTCAGTGCCAACACTGGGATTG CTGGCACCACAAGGGAACATCTGGGGCTGGCCTTGGCCCTGAAAGTGCCCTTTTTCATCGTGGTCAGCAAGGTGGACCTGTGTGCCAAGACAACAGTAGAGAGGACAGTACGCCAGCTGGAGCGGGTCCTCAAGCAGCCTGGCTGCCACAAGGTCCCCATGCTGGTCACCTCTGAGGATGATGCTGTCACTGCTGCCCAGCAGTTTGCCCAGTCACCCAA TGTCACCCCCATCTTCACACTGTCCAGTGTGTCTGGAGAGAGTCTGGACCTTCTCAAAGTCTTTCTGAATATCCTGCCACCACTCACCAACAGCAAAGAGCAGGAAGAACTCATGCAGCAGCTGACGGAGTTCCAG GTGGATGAAATCTATACAGTACCAGAGGTGGGGACTGTTGTTGGAGGGACACTTTCCAG TGGGATTTGCCGTGAGGGGGACCAGCTGGTGGTGGGCCCCACGGACGATGGCTGCTTCCTGGAGCTGAGAGTGTGCAGCATCCAGCGCAACCGCTCTGCCTGTCGTGTGCTGCGAGCTGGTCAGGCTGCTACATTGGCCCTTGGGGACTTTGACCGTGCTCTGCTTCGCAAG GGCATGGTGATGGTGAGCCCCGAGATGAATCCTACCATCTGCTCAGTGTTCGAGGCAGAAATAGTCCTACTATTCCATGCCACCACCTTCCGACGAGGATTCCAGGTGACTGTACACGTGGGCAACGTACGTCAGACAGCAGTGGTGGAGAAGATCCATGCCAAG GACAAGCTGCGGACAGGGGAGAAGGCAGTGGTACGTTTCCGCTTCTTGAAACACCCAGAGTACCTGAAGGTGGGCGCCAAACTGCTGTTCCGGGAGGGTGTCACCAAGGGCATCGGCCATGTCACTGATGTGCAAGCCATTACAGCAGGAGAGGCCCAAGCTAACATGGGTTTCTGA